A region from the Lemur catta isolate mLemCat1 chromosome 7, mLemCat1.pri, whole genome shotgun sequence genome encodes:
- the MTNR1B gene encoding LOW QUALITY PROTEIN: melatonin receptor type 1B (The sequence of the model RefSeq protein was modified relative to this genomic sequence to represent the inferred CDS: inserted 2 bases in 1 codon; deleted 2 bases in 1 codon) has protein sequence MWEAEVLWEDIDLSLHLGAPPHWPPPSPTRAGQGSGRRERGAQHCAPCGCRGGRVASAPRGSVRDARNGSFANCCEAGGLAVRPGWSGAGDARASRTPRPPWVPPALSTVLVVTTTADIVGNVLVILSVXRNPKLRNAGNLFLVSLALADLVVALYPYPLILVAIFYDGWALGEANCKASAFVMGLSVIGSVFNITAIAINHYCYICHSVAYHHIYRPWHTPLHICLIWLLTVVALLPNFFLGSLEYDPRIYSCTFLQTASAQHTAAMVAIHFFLPIAVVSCYLRIWVLVLRICQARRKATSESRLCLRPSTLRSFLTMFVVFVIFAICWAPLNCIGLAVAINPEEMAPQVPEGLFVTSYSLAYFNSCLNAIIYGLLNKNFRRESKRILLALWNPRRCFQDASKDSQSKGPQSPAPPAASAQHPLQADAF, from the exons GCCCCTCCGCACTGGCCTCCTCCCTCGCCCACTCGGGCTGGGCAGGGAAGCGGGCGGCGGGAGCGCGGGGCTCAGCACTGCGCGCCCTGCGGCTGTCGGGGTGGCAGGGTGGCCAGTGCACCGCGCGGGAGCGTCCGCGATGCCAGGAACGGCTCTTTTGCCAACTGCTGCGAGGCCGGCGGGCTGGCAGTGCGCCCGGGCTGGTCGGGGGCGGGCGATGCGCGGGCCTCCAGGACCCCGAGACCTCCCTGGGTGCCTCCCGCGTTATCCACAGTGCTCGTGGTCACTACCACCGCGGACATCGTGGGCAACGTCCTGGTCATCCTCTCTGT CAGGAACCCCAAGCTCCGGAACGCAG GTAATTTGTTTTTGGTGAGCCTGGCATTGGCTGACCTGGTGGTGGCCTTGTACCCCTACCCGCTGATCCTTGTGGCCATCTTCTATGatggctgggccctgggggaggcaaACTGCAAGGCCAGTGCCTTTGTGATGGGCCTGAGCGTCATCGGTTCTGTCTTCAACATCACTGCCATCGCCATCAACCACTATTGCTACATCTGCCACAGCGTGGCCTACCACCACATCTACCGGCCCTGGCATACCCCCCTGCACATCTGCCTGATCTGGCTCCTCACCGTGGTGGCCTTGCTGCCCAACTTCTTCCTGGGGTCCCTGGAGTACGACCCACGCATCTACTCCTGCACCTTCCTCCAGACGGCCAGTGCGCAGCACACGGCGGCCATGGTGGCCATCCACTTCTTCCTCCCCATCGCCGTCGTGTCCTGCTACCTGCGCATCTGGGTGCTGGTGCTGCGCATCTGC CAGGCCCGCAGGAAGGCCACGTCGGAGAGCAGGCTGTGCCTGCGGCCCAGCACGTTGCGGAGCTTTCTAACCATGTTCGTGGTGTTTGTGATCTTTGCCATCTGCTGGGCCCCACTCAACTGCATCGGCCTCGCCGTGGCCATCAACCCAGAAGAAATGGCTCCCCAGGTCCCTGAGGGGCTATTTGTCACCAGCTACTCACTGGCTTATTTCAACAGCTGCCTCAATGCCATCATCTACGGGCTTCTGAACAAGAACTTCCGCAGGGAGTCCAAGAGGATCCTCTTGGCCCTCTGGAACCCACGGCGCTGCTTTCAGGATGCTTCCAAGGACAGCCAATCCAAGGGCCCACAgagcccagccccacctgctGCTAGTGCCCAGCACCCACTCCAGGCTGATGCTTTCTAG